The Pieris rapae chromosome 13, ilPieRapa1.1, whole genome shotgun sequence genomic sequence TCAaagctaataattattaaagactGCATTAACACTTCAGGTAAAAATGATGAGTTCAACTACTTCTTGGGTGGAGCAGCTGCTGGAGCAGTATTTGCCTCTCTGCGTAGACAGCCAGTTATTGCTCTACCGGCAGCTATTATACTAGGAGCCTGCGGTGTAGTGAAGAAAACTGGTATAGACAATGACTTCTCCTTCTTCCCTAAGATGCATTCAGGAAAAGAAAGTATAAACTCAGTAAGGAGAGATTGGACCCTTGTTAAAGACATAGATGGATTAAAGAATTGGGAAAaaggtaattaatttttgtattgttatagagtattattaaaactacaagTAGGTGGTATTGATGACCTCTATTTTAGTTAGCCAGAGATTATGTTTGGATTGGGTTCATacttagataaataaaaaaattaattcaagttGGTAATTCAAACACAATAGATTACCAAATAGGAAGGCTATTTGcaataaatagttttgcttgtatttaaaatccaataaaaaattgagttATTTTACATGtctttttgtaaagatttacAACTTATACAGACTACTATGgacattcaaatttaaaagaattaacttaaatagaaCTTAGAGCATATTAAGTTTTAGGtgcttgttttgtttttgcaaTAGAATAGTTTATCTTTAATAAGCCAGCTCTCcagtaagattttttttttcaggctCCAATTAAATACCACAATGTTAATGGAAGTAGTGTAcagtaaaatactatttaagttataataaatgatcatATTTAGCTCTTCTTTATTGTATGATTACTTCAGTTGTTGCAAAATAAAagagattttttgttttcaatttattattacatctaGTGAAAACAATATAACTCCATAAGCCAACTACAACATAAAACCTAGTAAAAGTAACTTAATATTAGTCAAAAACTgtgcaaataataaaaattcttacaaTAAAGTATTTGAAAAGGAATGTTAGAGTGTATAAAAGTCCTCCCTTTTCATTCAACAGATGGCaagcttaatatttttaactggaAACAAATGTAAATTCTGAAAgcataaactaataaaaagcAATGAGCATAGACAATGAAAACAGATtaaatgcaattattttaacatgtcAATATAGGGTATTTTTAAACCTAAACAATGTATCACTACAAATATGTTTGAATAccagataacataaaatttggAAACAAACCTTGGGGACGGATTTATAAAGTATGTGAAGCAAAGacaaaatttatagaaaatgacATTTAGTTATCTTAGttctaaatatactttaaaaaatttggcAAACAGACTTGCACACAATATGTCgcagtaattaaataatggtataaatttaagtttaacaaGCATCAATATAACATGTAAAAATGTAAGCTATTAAAAATTTGGCACATAATGAAATaccaattgtttaaaaattcaggATAAACGTCTTTAGCTACTTAAAACACACTTTATTATTGCTAAATAATGTGCTAAGGACTCTGAAAATTatctaattcaaataatttattctgaatTGTACATGAGCAAAAGATGtgcttttaagtaaaaataaaaggcaCAAAGTACTCGCTGCCTATCAtgactaataaaatatgtaaactctttttttaatttttttatctcattTCATTTCAGATGCAAGTTAGTTGATTAAGTACCTTTCaaactaaaactttttttaagaaaagtattaatataagtaattgtccgcattattagaaaaaaaaatatttttgttgaaatattaagtataaaaacttGACGCTCTCAAAGTACATAAGCATAGATCATCGGTATTGAGTTATCACTATTTCAGTCACTGAGTCCTCAGCACAGCTAATATCTTCTCACTTTTCCTTTGTCTTTTCATCCACATCTTCATCACTCAATTCCTCTTCAATCTCTTCTACCTCTAACTCTTCTTCCAGCTCCTCATCTGAAAATTCTTCTTTCTgaaatttcaaacatttaattatatttcacaaaTCACTGAAATTAAGACTAATTTCATTGTAACATTATTAAACAAGTTTTTGGAGCTGGGTTATACAAAAATCATtcttgtttgaattttttcaagttagcccatggacactcacattggcTGAGCCAGAAGacttgcaagtgcgttgctggccttttacgaaattggtacgctctttttttttaGGACCCCCCTGGTCTTGAATGAtcgtatagaatattaattattgaattgcATAAGATGATATATTCAAGAAGTCAGATTTGGCCTCAAGCACACTGAATTATACAGACCTCTGCCGGTTGCGTCATGGCGCTTGCTGTTGTGAATTCATCCAATGTCGATTCTGAAAGTTAAACATACGAAGAACTGTATAAGTGCAAATTTCGTACTTAACGCCTTCTTGTTCCGTTAATATAATCACGAATTTGTAAGACTGTTAGTCAGGCACAGAAACCTGACTAAAGAAAAATGAGCAAAACTGCATTTATGGAATAACATCGATAACAATTGAATTGTATGAATCTTATTTTCAcaagtacatttaaaaaatagaactATTCTTTCGTATATAATTGGACTGGAATTTGATAACGGATGGAAACGAAAGACTAATACTGTGCAAGATATTAGAAAACACCACATACCGAGATCTCGTTCAGGGGTGTCTCGCGGTGCGTCTTGTATCAGTGATAAAGTCATTTTACCACTGACAACCAactgtaaaaataactatttacttaaatttctaatatgtagtaataaaatttagaaaaaatcaCCACTAACATTTTTccactattataattaacagaTTTTTcagacattaaaattatatcaaggGTAATTTCGTACAAAATGAAGGTATATATTCTAATTTGTGTCTCAGCTCATAATATTGTCTTGAGcactgttaaattaaaaaattaaatacaaaattcatacaaattgGTTTGACACTTCTTGAAACTAGTTTTAAGTTTGATCGACGTTCTAGAACACgggttaaattataaatactgtatttatttgaatatgaatttttatcatgttcataaaaacaattcaatattGATTAgtgatttaagaaataaaataacgataTAAATATAGGTCAACCATCAAAGAAGTTCTGAAAGGAAATAAAGTTATCATTTAATCTCCGCTAGAATGAGTAGAAGCGTGatcttaaatagtatttaaatatccccagtctaatataataaaatttcgatcatcataatatatttatatatgaccCATACGTACGTACCGGTGCGTTCTTCGTGggtttctgtgtgtgtgtacGATCCTCAAAGTCAGTTATGAGCACTCGGGACTGCTGCGGGATCTCCGTTTCCAAGAATATGGACTTCACTTCTTCAGCCTGGTGTTCTTGctgtaaaattcttttaattaaatgcctgCGGGTTGGCCGTATAAAGGCAACAAACGCAACCCATAGATAccaaatttattagtaatacatCCATCCATGTCGATATTTGGGGGAGAATTACGCTCTTTTTTTTACCTCAAGGTTGTATTTCCATGGAAATACCTCTACAGTTTCCCGCGTTTTTTGTGCAATGGGAAATGTATAAATGTGTTAAAGAGAactgtggaagatttccagctattttattggttttacCAATGACAAATGGcaaaaaattgatattaaaaatttcgttAAATAGATTTTGTCCAAATTTGGAATTATCTGACTACCCATGGTTAGTGAATAAGAGAATATGGCgagttaaatgtaataaagttgcgtttatatcatataaaagaattcgatacaaaagaaattacgAGTTGAGACGAAAGTTCTATTCATATAGCATACCTATATCTCTGTAGCATTAgtaaaatgaattataattgattaaaatctttaaatttatcctcCTTaacttacaataataatatttaaaaaaatatttttaaattaatatgtattgaacttacctttgttagttttatagtcatgtattaatgtataggaaaatttaattagcaaTCAACTACGGATTAAACAAACACTTCTAGTGATGACAAGACATAACATGGAAAATTAGTAGGAAAAACATGTTAATACTAAATTACACTACTGAGTTTTaaagaacatattttaatgGTGAAAAAGAAGAAACATTGAGCATTTTATTCTTTGAAACAACTTCAATTggaatgtaaaaaatgtaaatgtagtCTTAAGccgacttcaaaaatatattatatttggatttatattgtatttgtaaaattatctatttcgccgtgttttaatatttataaatgtatttaaaaaatactgagAAACTAAAAGTAACATCAAGACAGAGTTTTCATCTAGTATGTATAACTTAGTAAACAGcgcaaattgttttttaaataaattaatcaaaattggtttagtatttttgatggatataatattaaattacctaggtaaataatattgacatatatttgaagttagattaatttttgtatactaATTTGAATAACCATGATAATAAACAGTCCAATCGTAAGGCTTCTTAATAGAGTACAAAATCTGACATTTCcttattaatcatataatatCTGTACGATATGGACAGTATATTGAGGTCTCACCGAAGGTTTCGGGGGCGCGATGGGTCTTTCACCCGCCCATGTGCTGCCATCTACCGGGTGAGCCGTTACCTCCATACCTAATAcctataacattatataataaaactctgTCATTGGAGGATAAATGGAGCAGAGGAAACAAATAGAATTTTGATACTGGGTTtcttactatttatttatcatttaggTACTTACTTTGACAGCCGAGCCCTCGTTATCTTCGATCTCGTTCTTTGGTGAATCTTCCTTTAGCGCTTCAGCTAAAAGTTCTGGCGTAGATGGTCCATCTTTAGTAGCAACCTCCCTTTCCTCTTTGAGAAAATCTTCCGTTGATTTTACTGTATTGGACtcctttaaattttctataactAAATCATTTTTACCACTTTCGTTTTCCACCTTGTCATTTTCTTGAAACAGTTTTTCTTCAATATCTGTCGGAATTGCATCTGAAAGAGATTTAATTGGCTCTGGGGTGAGTTCTTTAGTATCTAGGATGATTAATTCTTCGTCAGATGGCTCTTTGGATGATTGTGTAAATTTAGGATCAATGGAGTCAATTTTGACCAGGGCTACATGATCAGGTGTGATACATGCTTCGGGTTCTGGTGATATAGAGACCTCCCTTTCTTCCTGGTTGAGAAGTTCAGGAATGGCATCTTCCTCAGAGGAAGATTCGTAGAgttcttttaattctttttctaAGGATGAATCTTTTATAAAGAATTCATTTTCTTCCATCTGTTCTTTATCTTCTTTTAACTCGGTTGGCTCTTTTGCATTGGAAGactgtttattttcaaaagatAATTGTTTTGGTAATGATTCGATTTCTTCTATGTTGGAAGGTTTGGGATATGGTTCTGTTTGGTCAAGACAAGTGTCTAAAGACTTTATAGGTGAGTCCTCCAATTTCAACGACTCATCGATACCATCCAGTGGATCTGGGGGACTTTTTTCAGATTCTACAGATAAATCTTCTTGTTCTTTAAGAGATTCCTCTAATTTAGGTGTAATATGTTCTGGGGACAACTCTTTGAGATCTTCGAAAGTGTTTTTAAGCTCTGAAGATTGGTCAAAGGATAATTCAGGTTCAGGGTGAGTTTCTGTTTGATTTAAGGATAGGTCTTGTTGGATAgggattgtattttttagttccgatgagttattatttttttcttttgaatgTTCAATTTCTTTTTGAACTGCAGATTCAGAAGTTTCGGATTCAGTAATGATTTCCTCTGAGGATTGAGTTACGGAAGGATTATCTCCTGTGTCTGTTTCAGACTGTTCATCATTCacactttcttttattttagcaATTTCTTCTTGTATGGTTGTAAGGGTTTTATTGGATGTGTGTTCTTGTGTATTATGAGCGGAGTGCGACTCAGGGGATGATTCCTTACATTCTGATAAATTTTGCTTGCACTGCGGCGAATCTGTTTGTTTCTTCGGCTCTTGATATTCGCTGGTCACAATTTGAACTGGACCTGTATTTAATAGAATTGTTCCATTCGTGTACGGGCGTGTTTGGCTATCTTGGGATTCCTGgaatttacacaaaatattattaatcttcTGTAAAGCTTTTAAAGagagtttattttgattagtaaagaagtaatataaaattaagatctACTACGTTTCAACAACTACAACTTTTCAAACAAAGTTTAAAgctagataaaaaaattcaaaaacaagtGTCTTGGACACACATCACGCTAATTAAATCTTAACTACTTAACTCTACGACAAGGCAGAACAAGCAAATACTGATTACTAAGTAGCTAATACTAACAAATCTTTTttactgttaattttatttgaaagagTTAAGGTTAAATCGGGCGAGGTAGCATCGTAAACAGACAGATGGTAGACGATTAAGACCAcagaaaagaatttaaaaaatggagtgataaaaaaatatttcgacgCAAGATGAAGAAATTAGGTATACCTCAGGGTAACTCTCTCGGACAAAATCATTAACTTATTCATACATTTgttaagaataaaaacataaacgacTGCAAAAAGCATAAAATGGCTGATGAAAgggataaacataaaaaaggaGATGCTGTCAACACATATCCACGTCATGCAAGACCTGTCTTTGCTGGCTCGCTTCCATCTGCTGTTGCACCTCCGCTACCAGGCCAGATATGGCCGTGACAACTGTGACCAATAATTAGGACATGagcattcaaaaataaaacttctacCGCACTTTACGTCTAGGTTAAATGCATACAGATTTTCAAatgatttgataaaataagaaatgaattaaattcataaaaatatatcctgTATATAAGTTACTTAGATTTAAAGGGTAAACTTCATCTTATTAATCAACTATTTGGTGATTTGTGTTTCCAATAATAAAGGaaaaacgtaatttatattatgaaggACATGTCTAAAATAGTTTCGTTGATATAGCACGCTTGCATCCTGGAATGCGGCCAAAACTCGATTTACGATAATTTACTACCAGTATTTGCGcatcatatataatactttcaaTTAGAAAGtaaattctgtaaaaaaaatattattaatataacgtCCTATAATAATGGTTACGGTTATTTGTGGGAGgtacaaaacatatttctttttcggGGTACATAAGCATTCCGACCATGTGCCTAGAAACCGCCATAACACATCGTTGATTGTTTAAGAATGGAGGTAGAagggaaataataaaatgaatactgTATTagcatacattataatatgtttcaaTTAAATCCTCACtgatgttttgttatttattacttattggtagaaTAAATACTATTGTTGCGTAGCGCGAAAtttcttccgaataatttatgtgttacatagctatttggtactttatccatacattgtgaacaGACATAAACTCTTATAAAATCCGTATTACCTTATTAAATTCACATAGgtacatatgtttattatttcccTCCTAATCCTTTTCTACAAGCATTCAGAACCGTCACCATGCCTCAAGCATCTAAACGCCTAACCAACGAAAAATCACGCAACTCATTTCTAATATTGGACTTGGATCAATCATTCATACATTGGCAATAAACTACAATTTCAAGTGttaaatatagacaaaataTAGGTTAACAAAATAGAATCAACAGAGGATTCAAGCCTTAGCCCGTAGCACGAAAATATTAGAATCGATGAATAAACCAAATTGTCGATTTCTAGAAAACGTTTGATTACGATGAGCAATATAAGCCTTGATAATTTtcaaagatataataaaaaatatattacaaatcaaAGACTTCTTTGTCTACTGTACAATGCTACTTCTAGGGCTAttcgaatttataataaaacaattgaataattatttgtaatttcagtttttcagttgttttaatatatacttacggTGTCGTTAAATTTTCCAGTAATTTCTTCCTAAAACCTTTCATTTAGGTTTCTTTagtaagcaatttaattttagatataaaaaaataatgtagagGAAGAAGAGAAGAACACGGAGGTTGGGGAGGCCTGCTTTAGACAGTATAATAGTACTGCAAGAGTATAGAATCAAAAGCTGATTAACAACgtattattcatatatcatTCGCATACGAAATCGTTTATATTACGCATCAACAAACGAGCTTCTTTCGTATAcgttaaatatagaaatcgCCTAAATATTTACATCGCAAACTGAATGAACTGACGggaattgaaatttgaatgaACTTCTAAATCTGAGgcaaaataataactttcaaATTGTAACATGCTCGAAATCATCGACTCCAATATAAACATGCTAAGGGCGCGTACACACGAGAAAAGCGCATCGCTTTCCACCTAAGGCAGGTTTAGTACCGCATCGCGTTGTGCAAGCTGACCCATGATGCGTTGCATTGCGCGTTCCGTCTCCTCTAAACGGGCGCGCAGGGCCGCTATCTCGATATCTCCTGAATGCCAAACTCCTTTCAATAACCTTGTATGGGGCAAGCAGGGATTTCTATCTACAACTAACATTCTAGGGGCTAGgtgtaatataaagtaatgtctgtaaggtatataatatgtagtgccATTGGGATGTGTTAGGTATCCGGTATCGATAGACTATAGCCGCAATATttgaaaagtttatatttttgaagtgaaacttctaatGCGACTTCCATCAAGGTTGTGTGAAACGTTTAAAAAAGCTACGCGCTGTTTTAGAAAGAAACAGCTAGTATTAATGCGTGGCACTCATGCGTTAGCAACGATTAGCGTCCAATATTCCAATGCAATGGAGAGATATATCGGTATCGGATGCATCcctaattatttcattcacaAAGATGCGGTCAttgtgataaaatttattttaaaatatgatttcactAAAATCAAGTTCTACCCCTTCCGATTTTACGAATTCCACATTACGAAGTTTCACATCTTCCACGCGGTCTCTCcactatttcttttaatcaACACGTGTGACATTTTGTAGTGTATTTGCCTGTTactaaaatcatattaatctGCGCCGGAAAAAAGggtactaattaaaaatttatgtatacgAGTCCTTGCAAATggcctaaataaaataattagtactCACTCGCATCAGTTTCCTTGTGTCCTGGGAgcgtgttaattaaaattgtgtaaatacAAACCATAATAATTTCTGATATGTCATATCATGTAGCGTATTTTAATGATTCTAATTACACAATGTAATGAAACATTACAAGCCTTTTAGATTCTAAAATTATGATCATTACTGTGAATGAAAtatgaaagataaaaaaacaatgctTACCTAGTTTATCAGGCGAAGTTCTAGAATCGTCTCGAAACACTCGTCTTCTGAACTGAGGGTCTGGAGTAACTGGGTCGTATGGAATCGCGGTGCGTTTGAATATAATCTGAAGAATAAAACATACGTATATGTGgcatgtttaaaacaaaattaaaagaaaaagcaaTCTTagagtctgtttcacaatgtccgccTAAGTTCCAAATaggctatttattacttattggtaggataaactagtgtttgttgcgtttcatgactgtcagatagcgctattcgtcatgaaatgcgaagtttTTTATTCTGAACTTTATCTGccgaataatttgtgttgcatagctatttggtactttattcAAACATTGTGAACCCTTAGATTAcatttaatcaaacaaaagtCGTGTAGGATCTTAAGTGTGTGTAAATGTATGAGTATGTGAATTGGCGTGTGTGAGTGTGGTTGACGGTTGTTATTTTAGAAACCTCATATATAacgcttatttaaaatattcatgtgCCGTCAATATGTACCGGAAGTTTCGATTCCCAGCAAAATCGTGTCAAGGTCTggttaaatacaaaaaatgtgaCCACATGTATATCTCACCTTACTGAGCGTATACACGAAGAAGACAATGATGCAGATGGTGTAGATGGGCATGACGAAACCCATGGATGACTTGGGAGCAGTCACCGGTCCGCCTGGAGAACCAAGCGGTGGCCGCATGCCAGGAATTGGTGGTGGCTGTGGATTTAAAGTAAATCTATAAGCATATAAACACGTAATACAGGCATAGATGTTTGAAGGACACATAGTCTAAACCATCATTTCTCAGCCATTTTTATGTCGCGACCGACGAAACGccaaaaatttaagtaaaattatagtaGTAGGTATGTAAAGTGAAACGAATCGGTTGTATTTATATgtagtttgtatttattaagagcagtgttagcttcagcgtgcgagtCTCAttactgaggtcgtaggttcgatcccgggccaATGGACCaaaggactttctttctatgtgcgcatttaacaattgctcgaacggtgaaggaaaacatcgtgaggaaaccgacatgtcttagacctaaaaattgacgacgtgtgtcaggtactggaggctgatcacctacttgcctattagattaaaaaatgatcatgaaatagattcagaaaactgaggccaggacctaaagaggttgtagccccactgatttttttattaattattcttcaaAAGACTGCCACcctcttttaaaacaaactcgACCTCAATGCTCGCGATCCACCGCTTGAGAGACGATTTTCTAAACGAAAAGAACTTGTTCGTGTTATTTTTCGTCCCATCCGAGACTGAAACCAATCAAGCATTAGCGACACATAACTAACTCTTAAAAATGCTACACTAACACTATTActaccttaaataaaactttgctAAAGCGTTATGTTATTGCCGCAGCATTCGAGAAGAAATTCCCGTAAGAGTCAGAGTAAGATTCATAATCGAGTCACAGCGCTGATTATGACTTGTCAATATGACATGCTTAGCGCTGACCCAACTGATTCTCACCCTCACTGGTTTTCCTAATCACTTACCTTGTACACACTAGGTTTATCCATGTTCTCACAAGAGCAaccaataaattatgattaacgCGCGTCAGTCGATATGACGAACATCAAACTGAATTGAATTCATAAACACCGGTAGCTGTTTACGACGTCGTGGTTTGATGCTTTCCTGTTTTCTATAGAACCGGGTAAGCTTGCGACTAGTCGCACCGTTAGCAACGCATTAAAGGCCCTAAAAACCTATGGCCTTATTGCATCTATGTTTTCTGTACTAGACGAAAGGTATTTGCTTATACACCTACTTATTTACGACTGGCCCGGCACAAGAAATAGAAGCTGGAACAGGAAGCGAAAAAGAAAGCCATGAACAGAGTCAATTGGAACAAGCTGGAGGAGGCTTTTACCCGCGAAGGGGTTCCGATCGACGgtccaaaattttaataagataatgtaaaaaatataagatgtaTACTATCTTTGTTATCATGATTGAAAATTAAAcgggatttattattattaacaaacgaCACTCatacatagtacataaaaaaatataagatttaatttaccAAGCAATTATAGGCTAACAATAAACACGAATAGATAAATACATCGATTCTTAAAGTAAAGGAGAATTGTTTTCaaagtgtgaggggagcaactatggatCCCAGACTAGACAGGATATCAGTGAGTCTTTGTTTTGGTGTTTTTGGCCAAAACAATTACTCCTGAAAGGAGGGACAAATGATGATGATGGGATGCCTGGGGTATCTTGAAAcgatacatatattaattttctccaATGACTATAAGCATGTTAgctttttgatataaaataaaataaacataatatattttccttatGAAGGCTTTATCAATAAGCTTGACGATTTATGAATTAACTAATTACGGCtcatagtattaaaaatatatttgttgttcCTTATAATCGAATCATGGGCCACCAATGATCGCATTAACCTAACGTTTTTAAACC encodes the following:
- the LOC111000190 gene encoding NADH dehydrogenase [ubiquinone] 1 alpha subcomplex subunit 11 → MSLLTYKYYDTPEGQDIFKKTFVTTKYAILSSLPVATFDVLLYSHPKGIFQTVMRYGSYLGPAISMATAFTLTTNIAQNVRGKNDEFNYFLGGAAAGAVFASLRRQPVIALPAAIILGACGVVKKTGIDNDFSFFPKMHSGKESINSVRRDWTLVKDIDGLKNWEKGSN